A segment of the Fibrobacter succinogenes subsp. succinogenes S85 genome:
GGCAGTGGCCAATTTCTTCGAGTTGGCGACGCATAGGGATAGAGTTGAAATAATTCATTTTTTTGAACCTCTGTTAAATAAAATGTTCCAAGCGGAAAGATAGCAAAGTAAAGTGGAAAAAGTTACTAGTTTCCATCCACTAATTACTAGAAAACGTAAAAAAAAGGGACTGGAGGGGGAAGCCTCCCCCTGATTGCAGCCCCGGCACGCCGGGTCTTCCATCACCCCTACTCCTAGGGGCTCCGCCCCTAACACCCCGGATTCAGCTACAAGAGTTTCTTTTTGCACAAACAAATTAAATCAAATTCACGCAAACAAGGCCTAGATTCACGTTTTAATCCTTGAGACAACGAACTAAAAACTTTTCGTATTTGTTGAAGTTTAGCAAGCCCGCGTTTTCAGTTTCGGAAAACAGAATCATGCTGTATGCGGTTGAATAATTGGGTTCCGTAGAACTCCAGAAGTGCGTGCTGATAACATCAATAGGCAAAGCACTGAACCCGAAGGAATCTTCATTACAGTTATAACACCAGGCGCTCTTGGACTTGAGTTTGGGACCGGCCGTAGTCGCCCCCCCCAACTGTAGTAAGTAGGACTTCCCATTCGTCTTTATTCGGCAGGTGCCAACCACTGGGGCAAATTCCCTGCACATGGCCCGTAAAGTCGCACATTTTATCGTAACCGCAGTTCATTGGATTGATAGTATCGTTCGCCAATTTCACCGAATCAATAGCAGCAGCCCAAGTGTAAAGGCGACCTCCCACATGGCAATACTTCGCCTTATTGTCATAGCACCAGCTAGAGGAATCGCTAGTGTTGCTGTAGAATTTATATGGAACACGTGTGTAAGCATAATTGAGATTCTGTGCCATCCAAGTTTGCGAGCCAATGACAACGGTCTTGTATGTTTGACCATCACGCTCATCAGTCATGGAGCCATAGGTAACATCTGGATTCAGGCGAGCATACTTGGGTACATTCCAACTCCAACCATTGTCCCTGAGGCAACGAACAGAAAAGCCGTCATTTTTATAGTAGTCATACAGATGCATTTCCCCGCTGTTAGCGTCCAAATACACAAAACACACGCCGTTCATACAGCCCTTGTCACACAGCTCACTTCCACCACAGGACTCAGTAGAACTCCAGAATACCGTGAAGTCATTACTGCTTACAAAGTAATCGCCTCTACTATTCCATAAGCCAACAGGCAAAGCACTGAACCCGAAGGAGTCATCGCCGTTACCATCTTTAGCCCATCCGCTTTGAGACTTGAACCCGATATCTGCTAAACGTTTGGAACTAAACCGATCGAACAGTCTTCTCCATTCATCCATACTCGGTAGGTGCCAGCCCTCGGGACAAATGCCACGAATCATGTTTCCAAGGCCACAATACTTGTCGATCCCGCAGTCCAGTGGGTCCAAGCTATCATTAGCCAATTTCACCGAATCGATAGCAGCAGCCCAAGTGTAAAAGCGACCTCCTACATTGCAGTTTTTCGCCACATTTTTATAGCACCGATTATTGCCCTTAAGACTTGGAGTTGCGGAGCTGTCTGCATAGTTTAGATTCTCCGCCATCCACGTTTCAGAATACGGATGTCCTTTCGGGGCAATAGTCACAATC
Coding sequences within it:
- a CDS encoding FISUMP domain-containing protein, with product MSFDIVIGKKCIAISCLLLFLAACGGDDSNSVSAGDEPVSKISSSSSEKLSSSGSRVKSSSSSVQKNSSSSEKAKSSSSSSVKSSSSSESIQQSSSSQIAWSWDVPKETYLNPEIQYDTMIDSRDGKVYKIVTIAPKGHPYSETWMAENLNYADSSATPSLKGNNRCYKNVAKNCNVGGRFYTWAAAIDSVKLANDSLDPLDCGIDKYCGLGNMIRGICPEGWHLPSMDEWRRLFDRFSSKRLADIGFKSQSGWAKDGNGDDSFGFSALPVGLWNSRGDYFVSSNDFTVFWSSTESCGGSELCDKGCMNGVCFVYLDANSGEMHLYDYYKNDGFSVRCLRDNGWSWNVPKYARLNPDVTYGSMTDERDGQTYKTVVIGSQTWMAQNLNYAYTRVPYKFYSNTSDSSSWCYDNKAKYCHVGGRLYTWAAAIDSVKLANDTINPMNCGYDKMCDFTGHVQGICPSGWHLPNKDEWEVLLTTVGGGDYGRSQTQVQERLVL